From one Xiphophorus hellerii strain 12219 chromosome 18, Xiphophorus_hellerii-4.1, whole genome shotgun sequence genomic stretch:
- the tmem120ab gene encoding transmembrane protein 120A-like, translated as MPQSLIEIQEEWKSLEQDFQMLQETHKKYLQKLDEISRLQSSCSSSIARQRKRLKEMSSQVNKYTKGSSADDAKTLGNIKEQVKTQEHAFSEMDAFLPKKNGLYLNLVLGNVNVTLLSKQSKFGYKDEYEKFKLYLTVILLLLSFICFFFVSYRFLDAIFNFLLVWFYGTLTIRESVLITNGSRIKGWWVFHHYISAFLSGVMLTWPDGILYQTFRGQFLAYSLYQNFVQCLQYYYQSGCLYRLRTLGERHNMDLTVEGFQSWMWKGLTFLLPFLFFGHFWQLLNSVSLFRMAQLPDCREWQVRVCGACFLILFMGNFFTTLAVVRHKLKSRNQKPKSM; from the exons ATGCCTCAATCACTGATAGAAATTCAGGAGGAATGGAAATCTCTGGAGCAAGATTTTCAGATGCTTCAG gagacacacaaaaaatatttacagaaactgGATGAAATCTCCAGACTCCAGAGCAGCTGTTCGTCATCTATCGCCCGTCAGAGAAAAAGATTGAAGGAGATGTCCAGCCAAGTCAATAA GTATACAAAGGGATCATCAGCAGATGATGCAAAGACTTTAGGTAACATAAAAGAGCAAGTCAAGACCCAAGAACATGCTTTCTCTGAAATGGACGCTTTCCTTCCCAAGAAAAATGG GTTATACCTCAATCTGGTTCTCGGAAATGTGAATGTGACTCTTCTGAGCAAGCAGTCAAA ATTTGGCTACAAGGATGAATATGAGAAGTTCAAGCTGTACCTTACAGTGATCTTACTGCTGCTCTCTTTCATATGTTTTTTCTTCGTGAGCTACAG ATTTCTGGACGCAATCTTCAACTTCCTGCTAGTTTGGTTTTACGGCACATTAACTATCAGAGAAAGCGTCCTCATCACAAATGGATCCAG GATCAAAGGATGGTGGGTTTTTCACCACTACATCTCAGCCTTTCTGTCCGGTGTGATGCTGACATG GCCAGACGGGATCCTTtaccagacattcaggggccaaTTTCTCGCCTATTCCTTATATCAAA ATTTTGTTCAGTGTCTGCAGTACTACTATCAGAGTGGATGTCTGTACAGACTTCGCACGCTGGGAGAAAGACACAACATGGATCTGACTGTTG AGGGATTCCAGTCCTGGATGTGGAAAGGCCTGACGTTTCTCTTGCCCTTCCTGTTTTTTGGTCAT tTCTGGCAGCTTTTAAACAGCGTGTCTCTGTTCAGAATGGCTCAGCTCCCAGACTGCAGGGAATGGCAG GTCCGGGTGTGTGGTGCCTGCTTCCTCATTCTGTTCATGGGGAATTTCTTCACTACCCTCGCAGTTGTTCGTCACAAGTTGAAAAGCAGGAATCAGAAACCAAAGAGCATGTGA
- the porb gene encoding P450 (cytochrome) oxidoreductase b isoform X1, translating to MADMDPETATNTAGEEEPLFSNLDLFLFSLIVGLVIYWFMSRKQPEPIPEFKKLDTPSPTTRETSFVEKMKKTGKNIIVFYGSQTGTAEEFANRLAKDSQRYGMKGMAADPEEYSMGELARLAEIENSLAIFCMATYGEGDPTDNAQDFYDWLQENDDEDLSGLNYTVFSLGNKTYEHYNAMGKYVDKRLEELGAKRIFDLGLGDDDGNLEEDFVSWREQFWPAVCEHFGVEASGDESSIRQYELKVHTDVNMNKVYTGEIGRLKSFEVQKPPFDSKNPFLAPVTVNRKLNKAGDRHLMHLELDITGSKIRYESGDHVAVFPTNDSELVNKLGEILGVDLDVVISLNNLDEESNKKHPFPCPTTYRTALTHYLDITNPPRTNVLYELAQYASDPKDQENMRKMASSSPEGKTLYQNWVLDSCRNILAVLEDMPSLKPPIDHLCELLPRLQARYYSIASSSKVHPNSIHICAVVVEYKTKTGRFNKGVATNWLKNKLVNGHKSTVPMYIRKSQFRLPFKASNPVIMIGPGTGIAPFMGFIQERGWLKQQGKEVGETVMYFGCRHKNEDYIYQEELEEAEKNSFLTQLNVAFSRDQDHKIYVQHHLKKNKEHLWKLINTDNAHIYVCGDARNMAKDVQAAFYEIAEEYGSMTRTQATDYVKKLMTKGRYSQDVWS from the exons ATGGCCGACATGGACCCCGAGACCGCCACCAACACCGCAGGCGAAGAGGAGCCTCTCTTCAGCAACCTGgacctcttcctcttctctctgaTTGTGGGCCTTGTCATTTATTGGTTCATGTCCCGCAAGCAGCCTGAGCCCATCCCCGAGTTTAAGAAGCTTGATACCCC atCACCCACCACCCGAGAGACGAGTTTTGTcgagaaaatgaagaaaact GGAAAGAACATCATAGTTTTCTACGGCTCTCAGACGGGGACAGCTGAGGAGTTTGCCAACAGGCTCGCCAAAGATTCTCAGCGCTACGGCATGAAAGGAATGGCTGCCGATCCGGAGGAATACAGCATG GGGGAACTGGCCCGTCTGGCTGAGATTGAGAACTCTCTCGCTATATTCTGCATGGCCACATACGGAGAAGGAGATCCCACTGATAACGCCCAGGACTTTTATGACTGGCTGCAGGAGAATGATGATGAAGACCTCTCTGGCCTGAACTACACT GTATTTTCTTTGGGCAATAAGACCTACGAACACTACAACGCTATGGGAAAATATGTAGACAAAAGGCTGGAAGAACTGGGAGCCAAGCGCATCTTTGATCTTGGTCTGGGTGATGATGATGGCAA CCTTGAGGAGGATTTCGTCTCTTGGAGAGAACAGTTCTGGCCGGCAGTCTGTGAGCACTTTGGTGTGGAGGCGTCAGGAGATGAGTCAAG CATTCGGCAGTACGAGCTGAAGGTGCACACTGACGTCAACATGAACAAAGTTTACACAGGAGAGATTGGTCGTCTGAAGAGTTTTGAAGTCCAAAAGCC acCCTTTGATTCCAAGAACCCATTCCTGGCTCCAGTCACTGTCAACCGTAAACTCAACAAAGCTGGCGACAGACACCTTATGCACCTAGAGCTGGACATCACAGGCTCCAAGATCAG ATACGAGTCAGGAGACCACGTCGCTGTTTTCCCCACAAATGACTCAGAGCTGGTGAACAAGCTGGGAGAGATCCTTGGCGTGGACCTTGATGTGGTTATCTCTCTCAATAACCTTGATG AGGAGTCCAACAAGAAGCATCCGTTCCCCTGTCCCACCACCTACCGCACCGCCCTCACTCACTACCTGGACATCACAAACCCTCCCCGCACCAACGTCCTGTACGAGCTGGCGCAGTACGCCTCCGACCCCAAGGACCAGGAGAACATGCGAAAGATGGCTTCCTCATCTCCCGAGGGCAAG ACTCTCTACCAGAACTGGGTGTTGGACTCCTGCAGAAACATCCTGGCCGTTCTGGAGGATATGCCTTCTTTAAAGCCTCCTATTGACCACCTGTGTGAGCTGCTGCCTCGTCTCCAGGCTCGCTACTACTCCATCGCCTCTTCGTCTAAA GTTCACCCCAACAGCATCCACATCTGTGCCGTGGTGGTGGAGTACAAGACCAAGACAGGGCGCTTCAACAAGGGAGTCGCAACCAActggctgaaaaacaaactcGTCAACGGCCACAAGTCCACCGTGCCCATGTACATCCGCAAGTCCCAGTTCCGCCTGCCATTCAAGGCCTCCAACCCAGTGATCATGATCGGCCCGGGCACTGGGATCGCTCCTTTCATGGGCTTCATCCAGGAGAGAGGCTGGCTCAAACAGCAAG GGAAGGAAGTAGGAGAGACGGTGATGTATTTCGGCTGCAGACACAAAAACGAGGATTATATTTaccaggaggagctggaggaggcagAGAAGAACAGCTTCTTAACGCAGCTTAATGTTGCTTTCTCCAGAGACCAGGACCATAAG ATTTATGTGCAACATCATCTGAAGAAGAACAAGGAACACCTCTGGAAGCTAATCAACACAGACAATGCTCATATCTATGTTTGCGG TGACGCGAGGAACATGGCAAAAGACGTGCAGGCAGCTTTCTACGAGATCGCAGAGGAATACGGCAGTATGACTCGCACCCAGGCCACAGATTACGTCAAGAAACTGATGACCAAGGGACGCTACTCACAGGACGTGTGGAGCTAA
- the porb gene encoding P450 (cytochrome) oxidoreductase b isoform X2, producing the protein MGCVFSLPEDRRDAAERSPTTRETSFVEKMKKTGKNIIVFYGSQTGTAEEFANRLAKDSQRYGMKGMAADPEEYSMGELARLAEIENSLAIFCMATYGEGDPTDNAQDFYDWLQENDDEDLSGLNYTVFSLGNKTYEHYNAMGKYVDKRLEELGAKRIFDLGLGDDDGNLEEDFVSWREQFWPAVCEHFGVEASGDESSIRQYELKVHTDVNMNKVYTGEIGRLKSFEVQKPPFDSKNPFLAPVTVNRKLNKAGDRHLMHLELDITGSKIRYESGDHVAVFPTNDSELVNKLGEILGVDLDVVISLNNLDEESNKKHPFPCPTTYRTALTHYLDITNPPRTNVLYELAQYASDPKDQENMRKMASSSPEGKTLYQNWVLDSCRNILAVLEDMPSLKPPIDHLCELLPRLQARYYSIASSSKVHPNSIHICAVVVEYKTKTGRFNKGVATNWLKNKLVNGHKSTVPMYIRKSQFRLPFKASNPVIMIGPGTGIAPFMGFIQERGWLKQQGKEVGETVMYFGCRHKNEDYIYQEELEEAEKNSFLTQLNVAFSRDQDHKIYVQHHLKKNKEHLWKLINTDNAHIYVCGDARNMAKDVQAAFYEIAEEYGSMTRTQATDYVKKLMTKGRYSQDVWS; encoded by the exons ATGGGCTGTGTCTTCTCACTGCCAGAGGACAGGAGAGATGCTGCTGAGAG atCACCCACCACCCGAGAGACGAGTTTTGTcgagaaaatgaagaaaact GGAAAGAACATCATAGTTTTCTACGGCTCTCAGACGGGGACAGCTGAGGAGTTTGCCAACAGGCTCGCCAAAGATTCTCAGCGCTACGGCATGAAAGGAATGGCTGCCGATCCGGAGGAATACAGCATG GGGGAACTGGCCCGTCTGGCTGAGATTGAGAACTCTCTCGCTATATTCTGCATGGCCACATACGGAGAAGGAGATCCCACTGATAACGCCCAGGACTTTTATGACTGGCTGCAGGAGAATGATGATGAAGACCTCTCTGGCCTGAACTACACT GTATTTTCTTTGGGCAATAAGACCTACGAACACTACAACGCTATGGGAAAATATGTAGACAAAAGGCTGGAAGAACTGGGAGCCAAGCGCATCTTTGATCTTGGTCTGGGTGATGATGATGGCAA CCTTGAGGAGGATTTCGTCTCTTGGAGAGAACAGTTCTGGCCGGCAGTCTGTGAGCACTTTGGTGTGGAGGCGTCAGGAGATGAGTCAAG CATTCGGCAGTACGAGCTGAAGGTGCACACTGACGTCAACATGAACAAAGTTTACACAGGAGAGATTGGTCGTCTGAAGAGTTTTGAAGTCCAAAAGCC acCCTTTGATTCCAAGAACCCATTCCTGGCTCCAGTCACTGTCAACCGTAAACTCAACAAAGCTGGCGACAGACACCTTATGCACCTAGAGCTGGACATCACAGGCTCCAAGATCAG ATACGAGTCAGGAGACCACGTCGCTGTTTTCCCCACAAATGACTCAGAGCTGGTGAACAAGCTGGGAGAGATCCTTGGCGTGGACCTTGATGTGGTTATCTCTCTCAATAACCTTGATG AGGAGTCCAACAAGAAGCATCCGTTCCCCTGTCCCACCACCTACCGCACCGCCCTCACTCACTACCTGGACATCACAAACCCTCCCCGCACCAACGTCCTGTACGAGCTGGCGCAGTACGCCTCCGACCCCAAGGACCAGGAGAACATGCGAAAGATGGCTTCCTCATCTCCCGAGGGCAAG ACTCTCTACCAGAACTGGGTGTTGGACTCCTGCAGAAACATCCTGGCCGTTCTGGAGGATATGCCTTCTTTAAAGCCTCCTATTGACCACCTGTGTGAGCTGCTGCCTCGTCTCCAGGCTCGCTACTACTCCATCGCCTCTTCGTCTAAA GTTCACCCCAACAGCATCCACATCTGTGCCGTGGTGGTGGAGTACAAGACCAAGACAGGGCGCTTCAACAAGGGAGTCGCAACCAActggctgaaaaacaaactcGTCAACGGCCACAAGTCCACCGTGCCCATGTACATCCGCAAGTCCCAGTTCCGCCTGCCATTCAAGGCCTCCAACCCAGTGATCATGATCGGCCCGGGCACTGGGATCGCTCCTTTCATGGGCTTCATCCAGGAGAGAGGCTGGCTCAAACAGCAAG GGAAGGAAGTAGGAGAGACGGTGATGTATTTCGGCTGCAGACACAAAAACGAGGATTATATTTaccaggaggagctggaggaggcagAGAAGAACAGCTTCTTAACGCAGCTTAATGTTGCTTTCTCCAGAGACCAGGACCATAAG ATTTATGTGCAACATCATCTGAAGAAGAACAAGGAACACCTCTGGAAGCTAATCAACACAGACAATGCTCATATCTATGTTTGCGG TGACGCGAGGAACATGGCAAAAGACGTGCAGGCAGCTTTCTACGAGATCGCAGAGGAATACGGCAGTATGACTCGCACCCAGGCCACAGATTACGTCAAGAAACTGATGACCAAGGGACGCTACTCACAGGACGTGTGGAGCTAA